In Scylla paramamosain isolate STU-SP2022 chromosome 19, ASM3559412v1, whole genome shotgun sequence, a single genomic region encodes these proteins:
- the LOC135109777 gene encoding IQ motif and SEC7 domain-containing protein 1-like isoform X8 yields the protein MFDLGSEQVVVYQEAVPHHLPTTFTRYYLKVTCLSPRHQGISSPVKIDRGYTGKGPPGRGVGGNITKSYSCEGSAPPVPPHHLPHNHPHHHHHNGTHNVRRSQLQQAVSQGSGVGLGGRRGAPRGSTADDTANRNSRWRGSGAPGNVEGYELSQDFADMRLEMLERRYGGVVARRAAITIQRAYRRYAMYKKFRSITATAKAQEKRLSRRFTVDVPEWGDAPSNQQFHDACTEFDQLQRNISATGYSEGRRPARSMSMRDTPRTVQATTVTTTATTAATTAPTRHQQDNYDLHDTLATLSDSSLYCHVSALSPLTPTSTPTPAHTHVRNGSGDYQAHQNDRELKYFSEDSGLGSQEGVGGNRLGVTGQRRASRTGKKIPPEVPRRTSSIKSCSESSGSAESVPASHRVQCHPPSLTPPSSTPSSLTSEGGHSDRGPLTRSADNGSLSSVQSSGSDSSLSQSTSDRATPLSTHDQAETADYQPTSPVWKRKTAQMSTSEVPCEDKRLSQISENSEDSLQSHSSEGMTYSQTLPSQTPHSAHYAHHAHYTHTAHMSKVPEVVRKRQYRVGLNLFNKKPERGVTYLISRGFLENSPQAVSKFLLTRKGLSKQMIGEYLGNLQNNFNMAVLECFAHDIDLSGMQVDVALRKFQTHYRMPGEAQKIERLMQVFAQRYCQCNRDIVAKLRDPETMFVLAFAIIMLNTDLHTASMKQEKRMKLEDFIKNLRGIDDGYDIEREMLEGMYQRIKAQEFRPGHDHVTQVLKVQQTMVGKKPNLALPHRRLVCYCRLYEIPDVTKKERVGVHQREVFLFNDLLVVTKIFSKKKNTVTYTFRQSFPLAGLAVITREVAHYPYLMELRHRVDNKVLITFNARNEHDRTKFCEDLKESICEMDEMESLRIEAELDRQKASLRASRPNATPEHRDSGVADMELLAANEKNGTLKADSTLKRSALSNSLLDIHEAEGGGGNGAGTLVGRRGSMGSLDSGMSVSFQSTSPSVATSPAGLLQPPLLSHSAQADLQAARRSPIPTASFLGQLFKPRRTSRADLGAPGVEV from the exons ttcCCCCGTGAAGATCGACCGCGGCTACACGGGCAAGGGTCCTCCAGGGCGAGGCGTGGGGGGCAACATTACCAAGTCCTACAGCTGCGAGGGATCGGCGCCCCCCGTGCCCCCCCACCACCTTCCCCAcaaccacccccatcaccaccaccacaacggcACTCACAATGTCCGCCGCTCTCAG CTGCAGCAGGCGGTGTCGCAGGGGAGCGGGGTGGGTCTGGGAGGCCGGCGTGGCGCCCCCCGAGGCTCCACCGCGGATGACACAGCCAATCGCAATAGCAGGTGGCGAGGGAGCGGAGCCCCCGGGAACGTGGAGGGCTACGAGCTGTCCCAAGACTTTGCCGACATGAGGCTGGAAATGCTGGAgcgcag GTATGGTGGCGTGGTGGCGCGGCGGGCGGCTATCACCATCCAGAGGGCATACCGCCGCTACGCCATGTATAAAAAGTTTCGCTCCATCACGGCCACCGCAAAGGCCCAGGAGAAGCGGCTGTCGCGGCGCTTCACGGTGGACGTGCCAGAATGGGGAGACGCGCCCAGCAACCAGCAGTTCCATGATGCCTGCACTGAGTTTGACCAGCTGCAGCGCAACATTAGTGCCACTG GGTACAGCGAAGGGAGACGGCCAGCTCGCTCCATGTCGATGCGAGACACCCCACGCACTGTGCAagccaccactgtcaccaccaccgccaccaccgccgccaccaccgcaccCACACGTCACCAGCAGGACAACTACGACCTACACGACACCCTTGCAACGCTCAGCGACAGCTCCCTCTACTGCCATGTGTCAGCCCTGTCTCCCCTCACACCCACCTCCACTCCCACACCCGCCCACACCCACGTCAGGAATGGGTCTGGGGATTACCAGGCTCACCAGAATGACCGGGAACTCAAGTATTTCTCTGAGGACAGCGGTCTG GGGAGCCAGGAGGGGGTAGGGGGCAACCGGCTGGGCGTCACGGGTCAGAGGCGAGCAAGCAGGACTGGCAAAAAGATCCCCCCAGAGGTGCCCAGGCGGACATCCTCCATCAAGTCATGCAGTGAGAGCAGTGGGAGTGCTGAGAG tgTTCCTGCAAGTCATCGTGTGCAGtgccaccctccttccctcacccctccttcctccactccctcttctctcacctctgAAGGGGGACATAGTGATAGGGGACCCCTCACCAG ATCGGCCGACAATGGCTCCCTGTCCAGCGTTCAGTCCTCAGGCTCggactcctccctctcccagtccacctCAGACCGGGCCACGCCACTCTCCACCCATGACCAGGCGGAGACTGCAGACTACCAGCCAACCTCACCAGTGTGGAAGAGAAAAACCGCA CAGATGAGCACAAGCGAAGTCCCCTGCGAGGATAAGAGGCTGAGCCAGATCAgcgaaaactcagaagattcctTGCAGAGTCACTCCTCTGAGGGGATGACCTATTCCCAAACGCTCCCCTCACAGACCCCACACTCGGCGCACTACGCCCACCATGCTCACTACACCCACACTGCCCACATGTCCAAG GTCCCGGAGGTGGTCAGGAAGAGGCAGTACCGGGTCGGCCTCAACCTGTTCAACAAGAAGCCAGAGAGAGGGGTGACCTACCTCATCAGTCGAGGCTTCCTGGAGAACTCCCCTCAGGCAGTCTCCAAGTTCCTCCTCACTAGGAAGGGGCTGAGCAAGCAGATGATTGGGGAGTACCTGGGCAACCTGCAGAACAATTTCAACATGGCTGTGCTTGA GTGTTTTGCCCATGACATCGACCTCTCGGGTATGCAGGTAGATGTGGCCTTAAGGAAATTCCAGACACATTATCGTATGCCCGGCGAGGCGCAGAAAATCGAGCGGCTGATGCAGGTGTTTGCTCAGCGGTACTGCCAGTGCAACCGCGACATTGTGGCCAAGCTCAGGGACCCTGAGACAATGTTTGTGCTTGCATTTGCCATCATCATGCTGAACACAGACCTCCACACAGCCTCCATGAAGCAGGAGAAGCGGATGAAGCTGGAGGACTTCATTAAGAACTTGAGAG GGATTGATGACGGGTATGACATCGAGCGTGAGATGCTGGAGGGCATGTACCAGCGCATCAAGGCCCAGGAGTTCAGGCCAGGCCACGATCACGTCACACAGGTGCTAAAG GTGCAACAAACAATGGTGGGGAAGAAGCCTAACCTTGCCCTGCCCCACCGCCGCCTTGTGTGTTACTGCCGTCTCTACGAGATCCCGGACGTCACCAAGAAGGAGAGGGTTGGGGTGCACCAGAGGGAGGTCTTCCTCTTCAATGACCTGCTGGTTGTGACAAAGATCTTCTCTAAGAAAAAGAACACAGTCACGTACACCTTCAGGCAGAGCTTTCCCCTGGCTGGCTTGGCTGTCATCACCAGAGAAGTCGCTC ATTACCCTTATCTGATGGAACTCCGACACCGAGTGGACAATAAAGTGCTCATCACCTTCAACGCGCGGAACGAGCATGACCGCACCAAGTTCTGCGAGGACCTGAAGGAGAGCATCTGTGAGATGGATGAGATGGAGTCCCTGCGAATCGAGGCGGAGCTGGACCGGCAGAAGGCGTCGTTGAGAGCCTCACGCCCCAACGCCACGCCCGAGCACAGAGACTCGGGCGTGGCGGACATGGAGTTGCTCGCTGCCAATGAGAAGAATGGAACGCTGAAGGCTGACTCTACTCTGAAGAGGTCGGCGCTCAGCAACTCCCTCTTGGACATTCATGAGGCTG AGGGCGGCGGTGGCAATGGTGCGGGCACACTGGTGGGACGAAGGGGCAGTATGGGATCCCTCGACTCTGGCATGTCCGTGTCATTCCAGTCCACTAGCCCCTCGGTCGCTACTTCCCCCGCCGGTCTTCTTCAGccgccactcctctcccactccgCCCAGGCGGACTTACAGGCCGCCAGAAGGTCCCCAATCCCTACAGCCTCCTTCCTCGGGCAGCTGTTCAAGCCCCGAAGGACGTCACGGGCTGATCTTGGGGCTCCCGGCGTGGAGGTGTGA
- the LOC135109777 gene encoding IQ motif and SEC7 domain-containing protein 1-like isoform X21 — protein MRLEMLERRYGGVVARRAAITIQRAYRRYAMYKKFRSITATAKAQEKRLSRRFTVDVPEWGDAPSNQQFHDACTEFDQLQRNISATGYSEGRRPARSMSMRDTPRTVQATTVTTTATTAATTAPTRHQQDNYDLHDTLATLSDSSLYCHVSALSPLTPTSTPTPAHTHVRNGSGDYQAHQNDRELKYFSEDSGLGSQEGVGGNRLGVTGQRRASRTGKKIPPEVPRRTSSIKSCSESSGSAESVPASHRVQCHPPSLTPPSSTPSSLTSEGGHSDRGPLTRSADNGSLSSVQSSGSDSSLSQSTSDRATPLSTHDQAETADYQPTSPVWKRKTAQMSTSEVPCEDKRLSQISENSEDSLQSHSSEGMTYSQTLPSQTPHSAHYAHHAHYTHTAHMSKVPEVVRKRQYRVGLNLFNKKPERGVTYLISRGFLENSPQAVSKFLLTRKGLSKQMIGEYLGNLQNNFNMAVLECFAHDIDLSGMQVDVALRKFQTHYRMPGEAQKIERLMQVFAQRYCQCNRDIVAKLRDPETMFVLAFAIIMLNTDLHTASMKQEKRMKLEDFIKNLRGIDDGYDIEREMLEGMYQRIKAQEFRPGHDHVTQVLKVQQTMVGKKPNLALPHRRLVCYCRLYEIPDVTKKERVGVHQREVFLFNDLLVVTKIFSKKKNTVTYTFRQSFPLAGLAVITREVAHYPYLMELRHRVDNKVLITFNARNEHDRTKFCEDLKESICEMDEMESLRIEAELDRQKASLRASRPNATPEHRDSGVADMELLAANEKNGTLKADSTLKRSALSNSLLDIHEAEGGGGNGAGTLVGRRGSMGSLDSGMSVSFQSTSPSVATSPAGLLQPPLLSHSAQADLQAARRSPIPTASFLGQLFKPRRTSRADLGAPGVEV, from the exons ATGAGGCTGGAAATGCTGGAgcgcag GTATGGTGGCGTGGTGGCGCGGCGGGCGGCTATCACCATCCAGAGGGCATACCGCCGCTACGCCATGTATAAAAAGTTTCGCTCCATCACGGCCACCGCAAAGGCCCAGGAGAAGCGGCTGTCGCGGCGCTTCACGGTGGACGTGCCAGAATGGGGAGACGCGCCCAGCAACCAGCAGTTCCATGATGCCTGCACTGAGTTTGACCAGCTGCAGCGCAACATTAGTGCCACTG GGTACAGCGAAGGGAGACGGCCAGCTCGCTCCATGTCGATGCGAGACACCCCACGCACTGTGCAagccaccactgtcaccaccaccgccaccaccgccgccaccaccgcaccCACACGTCACCAGCAGGACAACTACGACCTACACGACACCCTTGCAACGCTCAGCGACAGCTCCCTCTACTGCCATGTGTCAGCCCTGTCTCCCCTCACACCCACCTCCACTCCCACACCCGCCCACACCCACGTCAGGAATGGGTCTGGGGATTACCAGGCTCACCAGAATGACCGGGAACTCAAGTATTTCTCTGAGGACAGCGGTCTG GGGAGCCAGGAGGGGGTAGGGGGCAACCGGCTGGGCGTCACGGGTCAGAGGCGAGCAAGCAGGACTGGCAAAAAGATCCCCCCAGAGGTGCCCAGGCGGACATCCTCCATCAAGTCATGCAGTGAGAGCAGTGGGAGTGCTGAGAG tgTTCCTGCAAGTCATCGTGTGCAGtgccaccctccttccctcacccctccttcctccactccctcttctctcacctctgAAGGGGGACATAGTGATAGGGGACCCCTCACCAG ATCGGCCGACAATGGCTCCCTGTCCAGCGTTCAGTCCTCAGGCTCggactcctccctctcccagtccacctCAGACCGGGCCACGCCACTCTCCACCCATGACCAGGCGGAGACTGCAGACTACCAGCCAACCTCACCAGTGTGGAAGAGAAAAACCGCA CAGATGAGCACAAGCGAAGTCCCCTGCGAGGATAAGAGGCTGAGCCAGATCAgcgaaaactcagaagattcctTGCAGAGTCACTCCTCTGAGGGGATGACCTATTCCCAAACGCTCCCCTCACAGACCCCACACTCGGCGCACTACGCCCACCATGCTCACTACACCCACACTGCCCACATGTCCAAG GTCCCGGAGGTGGTCAGGAAGAGGCAGTACCGGGTCGGCCTCAACCTGTTCAACAAGAAGCCAGAGAGAGGGGTGACCTACCTCATCAGTCGAGGCTTCCTGGAGAACTCCCCTCAGGCAGTCTCCAAGTTCCTCCTCACTAGGAAGGGGCTGAGCAAGCAGATGATTGGGGAGTACCTGGGCAACCTGCAGAACAATTTCAACATGGCTGTGCTTGA GTGTTTTGCCCATGACATCGACCTCTCGGGTATGCAGGTAGATGTGGCCTTAAGGAAATTCCAGACACATTATCGTATGCCCGGCGAGGCGCAGAAAATCGAGCGGCTGATGCAGGTGTTTGCTCAGCGGTACTGCCAGTGCAACCGCGACATTGTGGCCAAGCTCAGGGACCCTGAGACAATGTTTGTGCTTGCATTTGCCATCATCATGCTGAACACAGACCTCCACACAGCCTCCATGAAGCAGGAGAAGCGGATGAAGCTGGAGGACTTCATTAAGAACTTGAGAG GGATTGATGACGGGTATGACATCGAGCGTGAGATGCTGGAGGGCATGTACCAGCGCATCAAGGCCCAGGAGTTCAGGCCAGGCCACGATCACGTCACACAGGTGCTAAAG GTGCAACAAACAATGGTGGGGAAGAAGCCTAACCTTGCCCTGCCCCACCGCCGCCTTGTGTGTTACTGCCGTCTCTACGAGATCCCGGACGTCACCAAGAAGGAGAGGGTTGGGGTGCACCAGAGGGAGGTCTTCCTCTTCAATGACCTGCTGGTTGTGACAAAGATCTTCTCTAAGAAAAAGAACACAGTCACGTACACCTTCAGGCAGAGCTTTCCCCTGGCTGGCTTGGCTGTCATCACCAGAGAAGTCGCTC ATTACCCTTATCTGATGGAACTCCGACACCGAGTGGACAATAAAGTGCTCATCACCTTCAACGCGCGGAACGAGCATGACCGCACCAAGTTCTGCGAGGACCTGAAGGAGAGCATCTGTGAGATGGATGAGATGGAGTCCCTGCGAATCGAGGCGGAGCTGGACCGGCAGAAGGCGTCGTTGAGAGCCTCACGCCCCAACGCCACGCCCGAGCACAGAGACTCGGGCGTGGCGGACATGGAGTTGCTCGCTGCCAATGAGAAGAATGGAACGCTGAAGGCTGACTCTACTCTGAAGAGGTCGGCGCTCAGCAACTCCCTCTTGGACATTCATGAGGCTG AGGGCGGCGGTGGCAATGGTGCGGGCACACTGGTGGGACGAAGGGGCAGTATGGGATCCCTCGACTCTGGCATGTCCGTGTCATTCCAGTCCACTAGCCCCTCGGTCGCTACTTCCCCCGCCGGTCTTCTTCAGccgccactcctctcccactccgCCCAGGCGGACTTACAGGCCGCCAGAAGGTCCCCAATCCCTACAGCCTCCTTCCTCGGGCAGCTGTTCAAGCCCCGAAGGACGTCACGGGCTGATCTTGGGGCTCCCGGCGTGGAGGTGTGA